In Desulfobacterales bacterium, the genomic stretch TGGCCCAGGTTCTTGACCAGCAGGTGCAGAAAGATTTCACTGTCCATGGTGGTCTGGAAGATCGAGCCTTCCGCCTCCAGTTCCCGCTTTAAAAGGTGGGCATTGACCAGGTTGCCGTTGTGCGCCACCGCGTAGGATTTACCCCCATGGGTGACCACAAACGGCTGCGCGTTGGTGATGACCGAATCGCCGGTGGTGGAGTAGCGCACATGGCCGATGGCCGTGTATCTGCCGTCCAGCCATTCCAGGCTCGCGGCGTCAAACACATCGGGCACCAGGCCCATGCCCTTGTGGCAGTCAATCTTTTTCTGCCTGGCCACGGCAATACCGGCGCTCTCCTGGCCGCGATGCTGGAGCGCATAAAGACCGAAATAGGTGAGCTTGGCCGCCTCTTTATGGTTAAAGATGCCGAAAACGCCGCAGGATTCGCGGGGTCGGTCCCCCGTTTCCGGGGCTTCGATAAATGGATTGACAGACTTATTCACGGTTCACAGCTCAAAGTTAAAAGTTAAAAGTTCACAGTTCACAGTTCACAGTTCACAGTTAAAAATATAATCATTCCTGAAACCTGACACCTGACACCTTAGGCCCTGAGGCACTAAGTCTTTTATTTTCTACACCCTACACCCTACACCCTACACCTTACACCCCATACCTAATACCCAACACCTAACACCTAATACCTACTGGTGATAGCTCTGAATCGGGGCCACGGTCAGGGCCTTCTGTTTTAAGGCGGCAATGCCGCGGCTCATGGCCTTGGCGCCGGCTATGGTCGTGGCGTAGGGAATGCCGAATTTTAATGCCGCCCGGCGGATCATGTATCCGTCCCGCCGGGTTTCATCCCCGGTGCCGGTGTTGATCACGAGGTGAATCTCCCGGTTTAAAATGGCATCCACCACATGGGGGCGGCCGACGGAGACCTTATTGATCATGCGATTTTCGATTCCGTTGTTTGAAAAAAACTCTGACGTGCCGCGCGTGGCAATGATCTCAAAACCGATATCCCGGAATGCGGCGGCCACCGGCAGCACCGCCTGTTTATCCGAATCCTGGACGCTGATAAAGACATCCCCGTCAACCGGCAGGTGCTGGCCGGCACCGATCTGCGCCTTGGCATAGGCCCGCCCGAACTCTTTGTCTATGCCCATCACTTCACCCGTTGATTTCATCTCCGGTCCCAGCAGGGTATCCACGTCCGGAAACCGGTCAAACGGCATGACCGCTTCCTTGACCGATATATGGGCAGGCACGGTTTCAGCGGTTAATCCAAGCTCTGCAAGGCGCCAGCCGAGCATCACCTTGGTGGCAATTTTGGCCAGGGGCACACCGCTGGCCTTGCTGACAAATGGAATCGTACGCGAGGCCCGGGGATTAACTTCCAGTACATACAGATGGCCGTCTTTGATGGCATACTGGACATTCATCAGCCCGATCACGTCCAATTCTTTAGCCATGGCCTTGGTGGCCGCGGTCACGGATTCAATCTCATCGGTTGTCAATGAATAAGGCGGCAGCACGCAGGCCGAGTCCCCGGAATGGACGCCTGCGGCCTCAATATGCTCCATGATGCCGCCGATAATGGTCTCGCGCCCGTCGCAAACCGCATCCACATCCACCTCAACCGCATCTTCCAAAAATTTGTCAATCAATACCGGGTGATCCGGCGAAGCGATCAGCGCCAGGCGGGTAAAGTTTTCCAGGGTTTGCCCGTCATAGACAATTTTCATGGCCCGCCCCCCCAGCACGTAGGACGGCCGGACGATCACGGGAAACCCAATGCGTTCGGCCACGTTAAGGGCCTCAGACACACTCATGGCCGTATCATTGGGCGCCTGCTTCAAATCCAGTTTATTTAACATGGCCTGGAACTGTTTGCGGTCTTCCGCGCGGGCAATGCTCTTAGGATGCGTGCCGATAACCGGCGCGCCGGATTCAAGCAGCGGGATGGACAAATTAAGCGGGGTCTGGCCGCCGAACTGGACGATCACGCCGTCCGGTTTTTCAGTCTCCACAATATGAAGGACATCCTCGTGGGTCAGCGGCTCAAAGTAGAGCTTATCCGATGTGTCATAGTCCGTACTCACCGTTTCCGGGTTGCTGTTGACCATAATGGATTCGATCCCCAGCTCCCTTAGGGCAAAAGAGGCATGCACACAGCAGTAGTCAAATTCAATGCCCTGGCCGATCCGGTTCGGCCCGCCGCCCAAAATCATAATTTTTTTGCGCGCCGACACCCGGGCTTCATTCTCCTGCTCATAGGTCGAATAATAATAGGGGGTGGCTGCCTCAAACTCCGCCGCACAGGTATCCACCAGCTTGTACACCGGCCGGATTTTTTGAGACTTGCGCTGATCCCGAATGGTTTTCTCATCCGTGCCGCTCAATACCCCCAGCTGAAAGTCGGAAAACCCGAAGGATTTAGCGCGCGCCAGCAATTCGGACGGCAGGGGGGCGCCGGTTTCCTTTACCCGATCCTCCATGTCAACAATCTGCTTTAGCTGATGCAAAAACCACGGATCAATGCCGGTAAGCCCATAAATGGTTTCTATGGGCATGCCGGCCAGCAGGGCGTATCTCAAATAAAAAATCCGATTGGAGGTGGGCCGGGCCAAAAGCCGCTCGATCTCTTCGGCCGATTCGGGAAACGCTTCCGCATCCAGATGATCCTTGCCGTCCGCCCCCAACCCGTAACGATTGATTTCCAAAGACCGCAGGCATTTTTGAAGCGCCTCTTTAAACGTCCGGCCGATGGCCATGGTCTCGCCTACGGAGCGCATGGACGTGGTGAGCACGTCTTCTGCCTCCGGGAACTTCTCAAAAGTCCATCGCGGAATTTTCACCACGCAGTAGTCCAGGGACGGTTCAAAGGCGGCCACAGTCTCGCCGGTAATGTCATTGGGCAGCTCATCCAGGGTGTAGCCCACGGCCAATTTGGCTGCAATCTTGGCAATGGGAAAGCCCGTGGCCTTGGAGGCAAGCGCCGAGCTCCGGGACACCCGGGGGTTCATTTCGATGACGAGCATCTCCCCGGTTTCCGGATTAACGGCAAACTGGACGTTGGAGCCTCCCGTATCCACTCCGATTTCCCGCAGAATGGCGATCGAGGCATCCCGCATGAGCTGATATTCCCGATCCGTCAATGTCTGGGCCGGGGCCACGGTGATGGAATCCCCGGTATGAACACCCATGGGGTCCATGTTTTCAATGGCGCAGACAATGACCACATTATCGTTTTTATCCCGCATGACCTCGAGTTCGTATTCCTTCCATCCGAGCACCGACTCCTCGATCATTACCTGGGTGGTCATGCTGGCATCCAGGCCCGCCTCGGCCATGTTTTTCAAGTCTTCCGGGTTATAGGCCACCCCGCCGCCGGTGCCGCCCAGGGTAAAGCTCGGCCGCACGATAATGGGGTAGCCGATCTTATCGGCAATCCGCCACACCGTCTCCATATCTTGCGCAAAATCGCTTTTGGGGCTCCGCAGCCCGATTTTTTCCATGGCCCAGCGGAACTGGTCCCTGGCTTCCGCCTTTTGAATCGATTCAAGGTTGGCACCGATCATCTCGACGCCGTATTTTTCCAATATCCCCTTTTCCGAAACCGCCACGGCGGTATTTAACCCCGTCTGGCCGCCCAGGGTGGGCAGCAGGGCATCGGGGCGCTCCTTTTCAATAATCATTTCCACCGATTTCGGGGTTACCGGCTCGATATAGGTGCAGTCCGCCATCTCCGGATCGGTCATGATGGTCGCCGGGTTGCTGTTGACGAGCACCACTTCGTAGCCCTCTTCCTTTAACGCCTTGCAGGCCTGGGTGCCGGAATAATCGAACTCGCAGGCCTGGCTGATGATGATGGGGCCGGCGCCGATGATCAGAATTTTATGGATGTCGTCTCGTTTGGGCATAAGAAAGGTATAAGGTTTAGGGTTTAGGGTTCACGGTTCACGGTTCACGGTTCGTAATTAAATTCCAAATTACAATATTCAAATGACAAACAAATTCCAAAAATCAAATCCCAATGCTTAAAACAACCCCTCTTTTGCCGAACGCCTGTTGTTTTGAATTTTGGTCATTGGAATTTGAGTATTGTTTGTGTTTTGAGATTTGAAATTTGAGATTTTATCTTTCCATTAGTACTTCAGTGCTTTCATCATCCCTGCGAATTCCTCAAACAAATACCGGGCGTCATGGGGGCCGGGGGCGGCTTCCGGGTGGTATTGGACGGCAAACAGCGGTTCATGCCGGTGCCGGAAGCCTTCCAGGGTGTTGTCGTTTAAATTCATATGCGTAATCTCCACAATCTCCGGATCCAGGCTTTCCGGATCCACCACAAACCCGTGATTCTGGGAGGTAATCTCAACCTGCCGGGTCGCCAGATACTGCACCGGCTGGTTGGCCCCGTGATGGCCGAATTTAAGCTTATAGGTCCGCCCGCCAAGCGCCAGGCCGATCAGCTGGATGCCTAAGCAGATGCCGAACATGGGCCGAAAGCCAATCAACGCCCTTACCGTTTCAACCATATCGGTCAGCGGCTCCGGGTCCCCGGGGCCGTTTGACAAAAAAATACCGTCCGGCGCAAGCGCCCGGACGGTCTCGGCTTTGGTTTTCGCCGGCACCACCAGCACCTCAAACCCCACATCCGCAAGGCACCTCAGGATATTGTATTTCACGCCGAAATCGAAAGCCACCACCCGGTATTTCCCGCTTTTTGCGCGCCAGATCGTATCATCGACAACCGTTTCGGCGGAAAGGGGTTCCGGACGATCGGCCCAGAAATAGGGAATTGGTGTGGACACGCCGCTCACCAGATCCCGGCCCTCCATTTTGGGAATTTCCCGGGCCCGGGCGGATAGAGACGCCGGATCCAGATCCCGTGTGGATATCACCGCGCGCATGGCACCGGCATTCCGGATATGCCGGGTGATGGCCCGGGTGTCCAGTTCATGAATGCCCAGGATATTCTGAGATACCAAATAGTCCTTTAAGGACGCGGTCGCCCGGAAATTACTCGGAAATTCCTGGTATTCCCGGAGGATAAAGGCAGCTACCTGGACGCGGTCGGATTCCACATCTTCCGGATTGACGCCGTAATTGCCGATCAGCGGATAGGTCATCACCACCATCTGGCCGCGGTAGGAAGGGTCGGTCAGCACCTCCTGGTAGCCGGACATGCTGGTATTAAACACGACCTCCCCCCCGGTTTCGCCGTGTCCGGTGAAACTTCGGCATTCAAACGTTCGGCCGTCTTCGAAGGCAAGCAGGGCTTTCGTCATTGCTTCTGATTCATCCGTCAAGTTTTTGCATAGTATATTTTGTTATTCCAACACCTTCGGCCTCTGTCATTCCGAGGAGCACAAGCGACGAGGAATCTTAAAGTAAAAGATTTCTCGCTATCGCTCGAAATGACAGTATGGACAGATTTTGAGAGCTTTTTTGAGTTACCTTCTGCAAAAATACCGCCTCAGCAGCAGAATAAATCGTTTTTTATAAATCCATCCATAATAAATTGCTTAAAAAATCCCTTATCTCATACCAGATTCAGCCACCCAGTCAATTAAAAGCGGCCTAAAGCGGCGTATTCTCCACTATCTCCCAGACGCCGCACGGGCAGGCGCCGGCGCAGAAGCCGCAGCCGATACAGCGCTCAGGGTCCACCACATACTCATAATCCCCGTTTTCCTTTGCCGCCCGGCTGATTGCCGCCTGCGGACAGACCGCTTCGCAAATTCCGCAATCCCGGCACGCGCCGCATGAGGCACACTCGCTGCCGCATGCATTCATGTCATGATATTCGGTAATCCGGGGGTCAAAATATTCCAATTTGACGCGGTGTTTGTCAATCACCTCCCGAAAGTCCCAGGCCGCCCGGTGGATGGTGTGAGATTCGGACAGCTGTGGATCGACAAACCCCTGGTGCTTATCCGAAACCGGCTTGACCATCTGCTCGGGCCGCTTGCCTTCCAGTATGTCGGCAATAACGGCCGCCGCCTTTCGGCCCGCGCCGATGGCATCGGTTAACAGGCCCGGGGCCACCATGTCGCCGATGGCAAATATCTTCGGATCTGTTGTCTGGTAATATTCATTGACCGTCGCATAGCCTTTTTTGGCCTTCACCGTATCCGGCAGAAACGACAAATCCGGCATGTCCCCGATGGCAACCACCACCGTATCCGCCGGCAGCAATTCACCGGTATCCAGATAGACCCCGTCATCGGTGATTTCCTTTGTATAGCAGGGCCAGCGGAACTCTGCCCCCGCGGCCTCGGCGTGTTGTTTTTCCCTGCCAAAGGCAGCCGGCTTCTGCACGTCAATCAACTGGATCGATTCCGCCCCCAGCCGGTTGGCCTCCACTGCCACGTCACAGCCCACATTGCCCGCGCCGATCACCACCACCCGTTTACCGGGATCAATCGCGCCGGCTTTGGCCCGGGCCAGAAAATCGTTTGCCGGAATCATCCGTTCATTGCCGGCAACCGGCAGGGTTTTCGGCGTTTGCGCGCCGGTGGCGACCACCACATAATCCACCTCGGCTTTAAGCTGCTCAATATCATCCCGGGAAAGCTTCTGCTGCAGATTCACATGCGGGATGGCCGCTCTTACCCGCTCCAGCTCCCTGGCCACGATGTCTTCGGGAATCCGGCTCTCCGGGATCACCGAAAGAATTTTTCCGCCCAAAAGCTGGGACATATCATAAATGGTGGCCTCATGCCCCCGAAGCCTCAGCTGCCAGGCCACGGAAATGCCCGCCGGGCCGCCGCCGATCACCGCCACTTTACCTTCTGAAAGTTCCGGCAGCTCGGGCGTTTTGGCCTCGATGCTGGCTTTTCCCAGCTGGGTGACATCAACCGGCGGCATATTCACAGACTGCTTGGTGCAGGCGTTCATGCACAGATTGGGGCACAGATAGCCGCAAACGGTTGCCGGAAACGGGGTATAGGCAAGCGCCATATCAACGGCCTCGTCCACCCGGCCATCGCGGATCAGGCGCCAGCGGTCATGAACCGGAATGCCCGTCGGGCAGGCGGCTTCGCAAGGCGCTTTATACATGCGGTTGGCCCATACCGGCACATAGCGCCGAAGCTCACCCGAAGTAATTACCGGTATCGGGCTCATGTCCATGTCAGTCAAATCGCCGATCAGACCGCCGGCGCCAAGCTCCCGGTTCCAGACAGACTGGTGGAATTCCTGCATGGACCTTATTTTTCGCACCACCTTGTCCCGGGGCGTACGGGCGGCGATCAGCTGCCAGCGCTCACGCTCGGAGAGCTCATCATAGAGATCCATGCGACCGATCGCAGCCAGAAACTGCTGCAAATTTTCCGCAAGCCATTCCCAGTCCGACTCGCTGATAGGCGTCAGGCGGGCGTCACTTTTGCTGTATCCGCCGTGCGGGCCGCGGAAAAATACCTTGCCCCCGACCATGCCGACAAGCGGCCGGTAACCCAGAATATTCCCCGGCGTCTGCGCCTCAATGCCGCAGATAACCGCGATGCCGCCGGCCATGAACTCGCCGAAGTAATCCCCGGCAGAGCCCAGCACCCAGAGTTCCGGCGGGGAAAACCGCGGATTGTGCTTGGTCATGGTCATGCCCCGGGCCCCGATGGAGCCGGCCACGCACACCCGGCCCTGGGCCATGGCATTGGCCACGCCGTTTCCCGCATGGCCGTGCACAATAATATCCGCTCCGCCGTTTAGCCAGCCAACATCATCGGATGCCGGCCCCATGTTCTCGATCCGGGTGCTGGGAAAGCCCATGGATCCCAGCCGCTGGCCGGAATGACCGGTCACGCGGATATGGACCGGCTCTTGACCCGCCTTCCATAAACGCCCGCCGATACCGTGATGCCCGTAGGCATCCACCTCGATGTAGCGATGGCCTTTTTCAAGCGCTGCCTGAATCCGCTCTTCCAATACGCGGGATTCGAGCCGAACACCGTCTTCCCTGCCTTGCACAAGATAATATTGCTGATGATCCACTATTATAACCTCAGTGCCTTACCTAAACCTACACCACATATTTAATCTGAAGCCGCTCTGCGGTCGCCTTATCATCAACCCCCAGCGCATCGGACATACCGATGGGAAGCGAGGTGGAACGGCCGAGCGGGGCCACGATTTTTCGAAGCTCCGTATCAAAACTCACATACATATCCACCACCCGCCGGGCCACATCATCGGGGTCCAGGCGCCGGTAAAGCCGGGGATCCTGGGAGGTAATCCCCTTGGGGCACTGACCGATGTTGCAGATATTGCAGCGGCCGGTTTCAGAGCCCAGGCACCCGGCAGCCGCCTGCATCACGTATTTGCCCACCTGAACCCCGCTTGCCCCCAGCATAATCAGCGCTGCGGCATTGGCGGCGAGATTGCCGTTTTTGCCGATACCGCCGCCGGCAAACAGCGGGATTTCATTCTGCTGGCCAACGGAAACCAGGTTCAAATAGCAGTCGCGCAAACAGGAGGCGATGGGATGGCCCATGTGATTCATGGACACGTTGTAGGCCGCGCCCGTACCGCCGTCCTCGCCGTCAATGGCAAGGCCGGCCGCATAGGGATTTCGGGTCAGGTTGTTTAATACGGCAAGGGCGGTGGATGTGGCGGATATCTTTGGATACACCGGCACCCGGAATCCCCAGGCCATGGACATGGACTGGATCATCTTGGCCACCGCCTCCTCGATGGAATACTTAGTCTGATGCGTCGGGGGACTCGGGAGACTCACCCCCTGCGGGACGCCTCGGATAGCCGAAATCAGCTGGTTGACCTTGTACCACATCAAAAGCCCGCCGTCGCCGGGCTTTGCCCCCTGGCCGTACTTGATCTCAATGGCGCAGGGGTCCACCTTCATCTCGGGAATCGCATGAATGATCTCATCCCACCCGAAGTAGCCGGAGGCGATCTGCAGGATCACATACCGCAGAAAACGCGAGCGCAAAAGCCGCGGCGGGCAACCGCCTTCCCCGGTGCTGATCCGAACCGGCATGCCCAGTTCCTCGTTTAAATAGGCTACCCCCATCTGGAGCCCCTCCCACATGGGGGGCGAGAGGGCGCCGAATGACATCCCGCCGATGATCAGCGGGTAAATCTCGCGTACCGGGGGAATCCAGCCGCGCTCCCGGATCATGCGGATATTCTCCTCAGGCGGCAGAACCCGGCCCAGGAGGCTTCGCATCTCAAATTGGTGCCGGCCGGCATCCAGGGCCGGATCGGTTAACATGGAGATCCGGGTGAACTTGATCCGGTCCAGCACCCCGCCGGGAACATTTCTCCGGCCGCCGCGGCGCTCCGGCTCGCCGCCCTGGTTGATGTGAAACGAGAGTTTTTCCGCTTCATCGGAGTGCATCGGCATAATCGCGTCATTGGGGCAGACCATGGTGCACATGCCGCAGCCCACGCAATGATAGGCGGGCGAGGTGCGCTGGCGGATCCCGTAGTAGGTTTTGAAGACATTGCCCGGCTTGGCATTAAGGCCCATTTCCACGTCCACGATCCGCTTTCGAAAGACGCCGAGTTCAATGGCGTGCACCGGGCAAACGGCCGTGCACTTTCCGCACAAGGTACATTTTTCCTTGCTCCAGGCAATCTGCCAGGGCAGATCCTTGGTGCTTAATGAAGAAGGGATAATTTTTCCATTTGATGACATATCTTGGCCTCTTGATGATCCGGGCTGACAACCACCGTATCCATATGCATGGGCTGAAAATCGGCTTGTTTGTCCCGGTCCGGCAGCACCGCGTCCAGACCGCATATTTCGGAGGAGAATACATACATGCCGGGACGGCCGCCCACGACGCCGGGCCGCAGTTTTTTTCTGTCCTGGGCCATGAACATGGTGTTGTCCGGCATCACCCCGATGATACAGTTCGGACCGTCGATGATCAGTTTGCGGCAGCTTTTTTTCATGTGCTTTAAAAACATCCCGTCCGGATGATCCTCCAGGTGATCGTCCTGAAGCGGGGTGATAATGTGCTTGTAGGCTTCGATATTCAAGCCCAGCCGCGTGTGAATGTAGTGCAGAATATGCACAAACACCTCGGAATCCGAATAAAACCCGCTATAGCCGGAAACGCCCCGGCTCATGAGATATTCCCGGATGGGCACAAACGCCGTGTTCTCCCCGTTTGTCATGGTGGAAAACCCCTGGATGAAAAACGGGTGGCAGGCATACAGGTCAATGGCGTAGTTGGTGTTCTGCCGGCCCTGGGCCATAATGATCCGGGAGTTTAATTTCTCGTTGGAAAGCTCCAGGTAGTTGCCCACGGTTAAGGGATCGCCGATTTCCTTGATCATAATCGTATCCGGCCAGAAAGAAAAGACAATCATATCATGCTTCTCCCGCCCCATGGCCTGGAGCTTTAAGCGGATATCCAGGAGGCGGCTGTGCTTTTCCGCATCGCTTAAGCTCTCCCATTCATCCGGGTATTCATAGGCGCGGATCAGATAAATATCCCGCTTGGGCACACCGGGCGGGGGAACTTTCGGCACTTTGATGGTGATTTTATACTTGGTCAAAAACCCGATATCGATCATAAAGCTGTCCAGGCGCTTCAAGCCCGCCTCGGTGAAAATACCGGATAGAATGGGGGCATCCTTCATATCTTCAAACGGTCCGCCCAGGTCCCGGAGAAAAAGCCCCACCCCCGAGCCGTCATGGCCCTCGCGCATCACGTCCAGTGCATTTAAGGCGACCATGGGCGATACCGGCGCTTCACTGGTTAGACCGAACAGTCGACACATAAAGGCTCCTCATATTAAAGCCGCTTATAAACTTTTTGCACGGCTTGTTTTATCATTATTTTTCCAGCACAAAGTCTTATTGCAAATCACATGCCGAAAATAATGCTATATTTAATTATCTGATATTTATACTTAAATTTATATTTTTTGCTTCACGCATGGGTTATTTTGTACATTTTTGTCATTTATAGCGGAATGAAAACAACAAAATTGTAACACACCCCTAATCATTTAATATTAAATATTTTATCAACAAGTTATCTGGCAGCATCAGGCGGTATAACCATTGAAAGTATTCTCCACGAGCCGCAGCCGAGCCTGTAAATAACTTTTGTTGCGTGTTTGAAGGCACTAAGGCACAAATATATCACCAATAAGAGCGGGGTGCAAAAAAGTCGAAGGGAGTTTCAGGGCAAATTTGTTCTGTCTTTTCTTAGGCCGGCACGGTGGCCTGCCCTACGGCCACATGCGTCGTAGAGTCGGCCACCGTGCCGACTAATTGTCCGTTAACAGGACCGTGGTTGTGGGTTTTGCGGTTAGAACAAATTAGCCGTGAAGGGAGTTTAGTCAGGACGGCGCGGAATCGGCTTGATAACGGCCGTCCTGCTGGCAGGAAAACGAGCTTATTGTTACCGCAACACCCCCTATTCGGACTTCTTTTTCTTCTTTTTGGGGCGCGTCTTGCCAAAGGTGCCGCGGTAAATTTTGCCTCTTTTGCTGCGGATGTCGCCTTTACCCATTTTATCCCTCCTATAAAAATAATTTCCAATCGCTTTTCAATGGTTTGAGGGTTCTTATAAAGGATTTTTTTCGGATCTTCAACCCCTTCTACACCCCTTTTCTATATTCCGCATCTATGGAGGGCTGATTTTGGCGGAAAGCTGCTTAAACCCCGGATGCTCGCGAAGACTGTCAAACCGCGAATCCCGCTTAAGCTCCGCCCCGTCCGAGAACCCCTTTTCAATGGCCTGATCCAGGAAACTGAGCGATCGTTCCGGATTGCCCTTGATCGCCCATAGGGCGGCCAGGTGATAGTAAAAATGGGGTTCTTCGGGCGCCAGGCGGATGCCTTTGGTAAACATATCCATTGCCGCATCCAGTCCGCCGGTTTGAAAATACACCATTCCCAGCCGATTGAGCGCCAAGAGGTATAGCTTTCGATCCGATGGGGAAAGATTTGACAGCACAGCCTCATAGTCGGCCATGGCGGCATCCAGCTCGCCTCTTTCTTCAAGACTTACCCCCCGCTTGAATCGAAGCGCCATGTTTTCCGGCTGCTCATCAATCCGCTGATTAAG encodes the following:
- the carB gene encoding carbamoyl-phosphate synthase large subunit, which encodes MPKRDDIHKILIIGAGPIIISQACEFDYSGTQACKALKEEGYEVVLVNSNPATIMTDPEMADCTYIEPVTPKSVEMIIEKERPDALLPTLGGQTGLNTAVAVSEKGILEKYGVEMIGANLESIQKAEARDQFRWAMEKIGLRSPKSDFAQDMETVWRIADKIGYPIIVRPSFTLGGTGGGVAYNPEDLKNMAEAGLDASMTTQVMIEESVLGWKEYELEVMRDKNDNVVIVCAIENMDPMGVHTGDSITVAPAQTLTDREYQLMRDASIAILREIGVDTGGSNVQFAVNPETGEMLVIEMNPRVSRSSALASKATGFPIAKIAAKLAVGYTLDELPNDITGETVAAFEPSLDYCVVKIPRWTFEKFPEAEDVLTTSMRSVGETMAIGRTFKEALQKCLRSLEINRYGLGADGKDHLDAEAFPESAEEIERLLARPTSNRIFYLRYALLAGMPIETIYGLTGIDPWFLHQLKQIVDMEDRVKETGAPLPSELLARAKSFGFSDFQLGVLSGTDEKTIRDQRKSQKIRPVYKLVDTCAAEFEAATPYYYSTYEQENEARVSARKKIMILGGGPNRIGQGIEFDYCCVHASFALRELGIESIMVNSNPETVSTDYDTSDKLYFEPLTHEDVLHIVETEKPDGVIVQFGGQTPLNLSIPLLESGAPVIGTHPKSIARAEDRKQFQAMLNKLDLKQAPNDTAMSVSEALNVAERIGFPVIVRPSYVLGGRAMKIVYDGQTLENFTRLALIASPDHPVLIDKFLEDAVEVDVDAVCDGRETIIGGIMEHIEAAGVHSGDSACVLPPYSLTTDEIESVTAATKAMAKELDVIGLMNVQYAIKDGHLYVLEVNPRASRTIPFVSKASGVPLAKIATKVMLGWRLAELGLTAETVPAHISVKEAVMPFDRFPDVDTLLGPEMKSTGEVMGIDKEFGRAYAKAQIGAGQHLPVDGDVFISVQDSDKQAVLPVAAAFRDIGFEIIATRGTSEFFSNNGIENRMINKVSVGRPHVVDAILNREIHLVINTGTGDETRRDGYMIRRAALKFGIPYATTIAGAKAMSRGIAALKQKALTVAPIQSYHQ
- a CDS encoding glutamate synthase-related protein; translated protein: MSSNGKIIPSSLSTKDLPWQIAWSKEKCTLCGKCTAVCPVHAIELGVFRKRIVDVEMGLNAKPGNVFKTYYGIRQRTSPAYHCVGCGMCTMVCPNDAIMPMHSDEAEKLSFHINQGGEPERRGGRRNVPGGVLDRIKFTRISMLTDPALDAGRHQFEMRSLLGRVLPPEENIRMIRERGWIPPVREIYPLIIGGMSFGALSPPMWEGLQMGVAYLNEELGMPVRISTGEGGCPPRLLRSRFLRYVILQIASGYFGWDEIIHAIPEMKVDPCAIEIKYGQGAKPGDGGLLMWYKVNQLISAIRGVPQGVSLPSPPTHQTKYSIEEAVAKMIQSMSMAWGFRVPVYPKISATSTALAVLNNLTRNPYAAGLAIDGEDGGTGAAYNVSMNHMGHPIASCLRDCYLNLVSVGQQNEIPLFAGGGIGKNGNLAANAAALIMLGASGVQVGKYVMQAAAGCLGSETGRCNICNIGQCPKGITSQDPRLYRRLDPDDVARRVVDMYVSFDTELRKIVAPLGRSTSLPIGMSDALGVDDKATAERLQIKYVV
- a CDS encoding glutamate synthase, translating into MCRLFGLTSEAPVSPMVALNALDVMREGHDGSGVGLFLRDLGGPFEDMKDAPILSGIFTEAGLKRLDSFMIDIGFLTKYKITIKVPKVPPPGVPKRDIYLIRAYEYPDEWESLSDAEKHSRLLDIRLKLQAMGREKHDMIVFSFWPDTIMIKEIGDPLTVGNYLELSNEKLNSRIIMAQGRQNTNYAIDLYACHPFFIQGFSTMTNGENTAFVPIREYLMSRGVSGYSGFYSDSEVFVHILHYIHTRLGLNIEAYKHIITPLQDDHLEDHPDGMFLKHMKKSCRKLIIDGPNCIIGVMPDNTMFMAQDRKKLRPGVVGGRPGMYVFSSEICGLDAVLPDRDKQADFQPMHMDTVVVSPDHQEAKICHQMEKLSLLH
- a CDS encoding 30S ribosomal protein THX, with product MGKGDIRSKRGKIYRGTFGKTRPKKKKKKSE
- the carA gene encoding glutamine-hydrolyzing carbamoyl-phosphate synthase small subunit — protein: MTKALLAFEDGRTFECRSFTGHGETGGEVVFNTSMSGYQEVLTDPSYRGQMVVMTYPLIGNYGVNPEDVESDRVQVAAFILREYQEFPSNFRATASLKDYLVSQNILGIHELDTRAITRHIRNAGAMRAVISTRDLDPASLSARAREIPKMEGRDLVSGVSTPIPYFWADRPEPLSAETVVDDTIWRAKSGKYRVVAFDFGVKYNILRCLADVGFEVLVVPAKTKAETVRALAPDGIFLSNGPGDPEPLTDMVETVRALIGFRPMFGICLGIQLIGLALGGRTYKLKFGHHGANQPVQYLATRQVEITSQNHGFVVDPESLDPEIVEITHMNLNDNTLEGFRHRHEPLFAVQYHPEAAPGPHDARYLFEEFAGMMKALKY
- a CDS encoding FAD-dependent oxidoreductase, with amino-acid sequence MDHQQYYLVQGREDGVRLESRVLEERIQAALEKGHRYIEVDAYGHHGIGGRLWKAGQEPVHIRVTGHSGQRLGSMGFPSTRIENMGPASDDVGWLNGGADIIVHGHAGNGVANAMAQGRVCVAGSIGARGMTMTKHNPRFSPPELWVLGSAGDYFGEFMAGGIAVICGIEAQTPGNILGYRPLVGMVGGKVFFRGPHGGYSKSDARLTPISESDWEWLAENLQQFLAAIGRMDLYDELSERERWQLIAARTPRDKVVRKIRSMQEFHQSVWNRELGAGGLIGDLTDMDMSPIPVITSGELRRYVPVWANRMYKAPCEAACPTGIPVHDRWRLIRDGRVDEAVDMALAYTPFPATVCGYLCPNLCMNACTKQSVNMPPVDVTQLGKASIEAKTPELPELSEGKVAVIGGGPAGISVAWQLRLRGHEATIYDMSQLLGGKILSVIPESRIPEDIVARELERVRAAIPHVNLQQKLSRDDIEQLKAEVDYVVVATGAQTPKTLPVAGNERMIPANDFLARAKAGAIDPGKRVVVIGAGNVGCDVAVEANRLGAESIQLIDVQKPAAFGREKQHAEAAGAEFRWPCYTKEITDDGVYLDTGELLPADTVVVAIGDMPDLSFLPDTVKAKKGYATVNEYYQTTDPKIFAIGDMVAPGLLTDAIGAGRKAAAVIADILEGKRPEQMVKPVSDKHQGFVDPQLSESHTIHRAAWDFREVIDKHRVKLEYFDPRITEYHDMNACGSECASCGACRDCGICEAVCPQAAISRAAKENGDYEYVVDPERCIGCGFCAGACPCGVWEIVENTPL